From one Streptomyces sp. N50 genomic stretch:
- a CDS encoding S-(hydroxymethyl)mycothiol dehydrogenase — protein sequence MAQEVRGVIAPGKNEPVRVETIVVPDPGPGEAVVKVQACGVCHTDLHYKQGGISDDFPFLLGHEAAGVVESVGEGVTDVAPGDFVILNWRAVCGNCRACLRGRPWYCFNTHNAKQKMTLASTGQELSPALGIGAFADKTLVAAGQCTKVDPSVSPAVAGLLGCGVMAGIGAAINTGNVGRGDTVAVIGCGGVGDAAIAGSRLAGAARIIAVDIDDRKLEKARSMGATHTVNSKASDPVEAIRELTGGFGADVVIEAVGRPETYKQAFYARDLAGTVVLVGVPTPEMKLELPLLDVFGRGGALKSSWYGDCLPSRDFPMLIDLHQQGRLDLAAFVTETIQLDEVEKAFARMHEGDVLRSVVEL from the coding sequence ATGGCGCAGGAAGTACGCGGCGTGATCGCACCGGGCAAGAACGAGCCGGTCCGGGTCGAGACGATCGTCGTACCCGATCCCGGACCCGGCGAGGCCGTGGTGAAGGTACAGGCCTGCGGGGTCTGTCATACCGACCTGCACTACAAGCAAGGTGGCATCAGCGACGACTTCCCGTTCCTGCTCGGGCACGAGGCCGCGGGTGTCGTGGAGTCGGTCGGCGAGGGCGTCACCGACGTGGCCCCCGGCGACTTCGTGATCCTCAACTGGCGTGCCGTGTGCGGGAATTGCCGCGCCTGTCTGCGTGGCCGCCCCTGGTACTGCTTCAACACCCACAACGCCAAGCAGAAGATGACCCTCGCCTCGACCGGCCAGGAACTCTCCCCGGCCCTGGGCATCGGCGCCTTCGCCGACAAGACGCTGGTCGCGGCCGGGCAGTGCACCAAGGTCGACCCGTCCGTCTCCCCGGCCGTCGCCGGGCTGTTGGGCTGCGGGGTCATGGCCGGGATCGGCGCCGCCATCAACACCGGCAACGTCGGGCGCGGTGACACCGTCGCGGTCATCGGGTGCGGCGGGGTCGGCGACGCGGCGATCGCTGGCTCCCGACTCGCGGGCGCGGCGCGGATCATCGCCGTGGACATCGACGACCGGAAGCTGGAGAAGGCCCGCTCCATGGGGGCCACGCACACCGTCAACTCCAAGGCGAGCGACCCCGTCGAGGCGATCCGCGAACTCACCGGTGGCTTCGGCGCCGATGTCGTCATCGAGGCGGTCGGCCGTCCGGAGACGTACAAACAGGCCTTCTACGCCCGGGACTTGGCGGGTACGGTCGTCCTCGTCGGTGTGCCCACGCCCGAGATGAAGCTCGAACTCCCGCTCCTGGACGTCTTCGGACGCGGTGGCGCGCTCAAGTCGTCGTGGTACGGCGACTGTCTGCCCTCCCGCGACTTCCCGATGCTCATCGACCTGCATCAGCAAGGGCGCCTGGACCTGGCCGCGTTCGTCACGGAGACGATCCAACTCGACGAGGTGGAGAAGGCGTTCGCGCGGATGCACGAGGGTGACGTGCTGCGTTCGGTGGTGGAGCTGTGA
- a CDS encoding MBL fold metallo-hydrolase: protein MGARIEHLVTSGQFSLDGGTWDVDNNVWIVGDDHEVVVIDAAHDADAILAAIGDRRLTAIICTHAHNDHIDAAPDLADRTGATIWLHPDDLPLWKQTHPDRDPDAHLADGQVIEAAGADLKVLHTPGHAPGAVCLYDPALGTVFTGDTLFHGGPGATGRSYSDFPTIIDSIRDRLLTLPPETKVLTGHGDSTTVGAEAGHLEEWIARGH from the coding sequence ATGGGCGCTCGTATCGAACACCTCGTCACCTCGGGGCAGTTCAGCCTCGACGGCGGTACCTGGGACGTCGACAACAACGTGTGGATCGTGGGCGACGACCACGAGGTCGTCGTCATCGACGCGGCCCATGACGCCGACGCCATCCTCGCGGCGATCGGCGACCGTCGGCTGACCGCGATCATCTGCACCCACGCGCACAACGACCACATCGACGCCGCGCCCGACCTCGCCGACCGCACCGGCGCCACGATCTGGCTGCACCCTGACGACCTGCCGCTGTGGAAGCAGACCCACCCCGACCGCGACCCCGACGCCCATCTCGCCGACGGTCAGGTGATCGAGGCCGCGGGCGCCGACCTGAAGGTCCTGCACACGCCGGGGCACGCGCCCGGCGCGGTCTGCCTGTACGACCCCGCGCTCGGCACGGTCTTCACCGGCGACACCCTGTTCCACGGTGGGCCGGGGGCCACGGGACGGTCCTACTCCGACTTCCCGACGATCATCGACTCCATCCGCGACCGGCTGCTCACCCTGCCGCCCGAGACGAAGGTCCTCACCGGGCACGGCGACTCGACGACTGTCGGGGCTGAGGCCGGTCACCTGGAGGAGTGGATCGCGCGGGGCCACTGA
- a CDS encoding ABC transporter ATP-binding protein encodes MSIAGTQSGPPAWRLLLDYVRPHRWALLAGALLSLVTGGTGLLLPLVARGLIDDLSHDRTITGALLAMSALVVANAALGALGSYVLRRTAESVVLGARRNLSSYLLRLRISAVDRSEPGDLMARITSDTTLLREVTTDSLVGLGTGGLTLVATVVMMGVVDPVLLGVTLAVIAGAGTVLTLILPRINRASRQAQDAVGVMGASLERILGALRTVKASGAEDREERTLHAAAEESWRQSVRAAKWSAAAGNTAALSMQVAFITVLAVGGARVATGAIDVGTLVAFLLYVFYLMQPIQQVVGAITQYQTGAAALSRIQEALQLPAELPSPPAELPTPGAEPAALAFDDVRFRYADDLPYVHHGVTFEVPAQGMTAFVGPSGAGKTTVFSLIERFYDPESGAITLDGRDLADWDLSGLRSAIGYVEQDAPVLSGSLRDNLLLGNPDADDAAVTRVLRTTRLDGLLARLPKGVDTLVGHRGTRLSGGERQRVAIARALLRHPRLLLLDEATSQLDAVNEAALRDTVADVARTTTVLVVAHRLSTVTMADRIVVMDAGRVRAVGTHRELVTADPLYAELAATQFLATAG; translated from the coding sequence GTGAGCATCGCAGGGACGCAGAGCGGTCCGCCGGCCTGGCGGCTTCTCCTCGACTACGTACGGCCGCACCGCTGGGCCCTGTTGGCGGGCGCGCTGCTCTCGCTGGTCACCGGCGGTACCGGGCTGCTGCTGCCGCTGGTGGCGCGGGGACTCATCGACGATCTGTCGCACGACCGGACGATCACCGGGGCGTTGCTCGCGATGTCGGCGCTGGTGGTCGCCAACGCGGCGCTGGGCGCGCTGGGTTCCTACGTTCTGCGGCGGACCGCGGAGTCGGTGGTGCTCGGCGCGCGGCGCAACCTGTCGTCGTATCTGCTGCGGTTGCGGATCTCCGCCGTGGACCGCAGCGAGCCCGGCGACCTGATGGCCCGCATCACCTCCGACACCACGCTCCTGCGCGAGGTCACCACGGACTCGCTGGTCGGCCTCGGCACCGGAGGGCTCACGCTCGTCGCAACTGTCGTCATGATGGGGGTGGTTGACCCGGTACTGCTGGGCGTGACCCTCGCCGTGATCGCCGGCGCGGGCACCGTTCTCACCCTGATCCTGCCGCGCATCAACCGGGCCAGCAGGCAGGCGCAGGACGCGGTCGGCGTGATGGGCGCCTCGCTGGAGCGGATCCTGGGCGCGCTGCGCACGGTGAAGGCGTCCGGCGCCGAGGACCGCGAGGAACGCACTCTGCACGCGGCGGCCGAGGAGTCGTGGCGGCAGAGTGTGCGGGCCGCCAAGTGGAGCGCCGCCGCGGGCAATACGGCAGCCCTGTCGATGCAGGTCGCCTTCATCACCGTCCTCGCGGTGGGCGGGGCGCGGGTGGCGACGGGTGCGATCGACGTCGGCACCCTCGTCGCGTTCCTCCTCTACGTCTTCTATCTCATGCAGCCGATCCAGCAGGTCGTCGGCGCGATCACGCAGTATCAGACGGGCGCCGCCGCCCTCTCCCGCATCCAGGAAGCACTCCAACTCCCCGCCGAACTCCCCTCCCCGCCCGCCGAGTTGCCCACCCCCGGCGCCGAGCCCGCGGCCCTCGCCTTCGACGACGTCCGCTTCCGCTACGCCGACGACCTCCCCTACGTCCACCACGGCGTGACCTTCGAGGTACCGGCCCAGGGCATGACGGCGTTCGTCGGCCCGTCCGGCGCGGGCAAGACCACGGTGTTCTCCCTCATCGAGCGTTTCTACGACCCCGAGTCCGGCGCGATCACCCTCGACGGCCGGGACCTGGCGGACTGGGACCTGTCCGGGCTCCGGTCCGCCATCGGGTATGTGGAGCAGGACGCCCCGGTCCTGTCCGGCTCCCTGCGCGACAACCTGCTGCTCGGCAACCCGGACGCGGACGACGCCGCCGTCACCCGCGTCCTGAGGACGACCCGCCTCGACGGCCTGCTCGCCAGACTGCCGAAGGGCGTCGACACCCTCGTCGGCCACCGCGGCACCCGCCTCTCCGGCGGCGAACGCCAGCGCGTCGCCATCGCCCGCGCGCTCCTTCGCCACCCCCGCCTGCTCCTCCTCGACGAGGCGACCTCGCAGCTCGACGCGGTGAACGAGGCGGCCCTGCGCGACACCGTCGCCGATGTGGCCCGTACGACGACGGTCCTGGTCGTGGCGCACCGGCTGTCCACGGTGACGATGGCCGACCGGATCGTCGTCATGGACGCGGGCCGGGTCCGCGCGGTGGGCACGCACCGGGAGCTGGTGACGGCCGACCCGCTCTACGCGGAACTGGCGGCGACGCAGTTCCTGGCGACGGCGGGCTGA